The region cggggtgtgGGGGGGTCCATGGGGTTTGGTCATGTGAcactggggttgcagggccattctgtgccccacccccaccccccctgttgGCGCTTGCTTTGAGGGgttggcagtcactgactggcacaaTGTTGTTTTAGAGTAGGGACTTATGTGTGCCACAAGACCTGCACGCggcacatgaggcaatatggtttgatcaaattatataccaacattctagcattggtttttaaatatagccgagaggcattattgtaaaccatgggtgtgaggtgcagcaactcctctttctctaggtctgtactTCCTATTAACCTCAAACTGATGGATGGGCACTAACCCAGGCTCCTCTACAGTCCACCTTTAATGACGGTCCCTTAGCTAAGGGATACTAAGGCACGTTTGGACCCCACACctaaaaatactgactaaaatactacgGCCAAGATTGATCAATCTGCCTGAATCCAAAACTGTCTGGGttttgcccatggcaaccagtcacagttcatctttcatatcttaacaagctctggaaaaatgaaagctgagctgtgattggttgctatgggcataaTGAAAAATCTGGGCCTGTGTGTGAATCCAAACAATAGTTATGCAGCGACACAAGATAGGGCCTATAAGTCCAACGAAAGCTGTTCCAGCACACAGCAGTTCCAGACAAGAATATATTCCAATAAGTTTATTGAAACAAAGTGCTCTCCGTGATGAGGTTTCTCTTCTCCCAAAGCGGACAACTTACATACAACATACACAGAGAACTAGACATAGGTATGAATGTTTAGGCACAACGTCCATCAGCACTCTTTATACATCACCAAGACTGTGTGAATGAAGGGCGAGTTCATCTGCATTCCAGATTTCTTTGTATGACGCTGCTAAGAAAGGCAACGTGCTGGTCATGTCAGGTGTGACATTTTGGAAGCTCTGCCTCTATCTCATGAGTCTGTATGTATGACAAGGCAGCACTTTAATCCACTCTGAAATCATCATCATCGcatgttaaagtgacactctcaccccctatttgcattctgactttgtaaaaaagtcagaatgcaaaaggggggtgacagtgtcactttaaagcgaatgtaccaccggtaAATGGcttttgtgatttttacatggatagaccgGCGGGGATGCAGATGCcacagttctttttttgaaccgtggcccggttcccacgTACAATGCCGGTCTATTCTCGGGCACCggtcgggggtgaagcactggaggcgggctggcctgcccccagtatggagccgcgtcacagagaggagggggtttcgtcatacCAGGGGCAGACGGGCACGCCtccagtgcccaggaatagaccggcgttgtacacaggaactgggcagtggttcaaaaaaaggaccaaggCACCAGCATTGCCGCCGGTCTATCTATGTAAAAATCACAAGAACAAAtaactggtggtacattcactttgctCTCAGAGTAGACTGAAGTCAATATATGTGGGAATCCAGCCTTAGTGCTCCTTTACATGCTATCCATGTTCAGCATCCTAAAATGCATTCTAAGTACAAAGATTTCTGCATAGGTTTTTGGTGGAAAAGTGAAGCAGTTGTCTGGGCCCATCTATACATGAAGCAGGTCCTGTATACACAGAACAGGGGGATAGCAATGAGGCTCGTGACTACAGTCTATCAAAACTCTTACTTACTTGGACAGAGATACACCTCCGGCTTTGCCAATCATTTCTTCATGGTGTAGCACAGCATCATTCCAAGGAATTGTGAGGAATTTCAGTAAGGTTTTCATCCAACGTTCCGGATGTAAAACCAACTGTTCATAATGCACCATCATACAGCGGTCGTATCCCACTTCGATGCACTGATTATACATGGTCTCTATAGCCCGGTTCCACTTGGTTAAGCAATCTCTATAGCTATTCAAATCAAAGCCGGCGATAGTAACTTTTCTAGAGATCATCGAGTGCACAGAAGCACGTCCATCTCTCACCATCAAGACAAATTTGGCATTGGGAAATATTTTGGCTAAATAAGACAGTGATTTCAAAGCAAATGGGTCTTTGTTACACAAGTATGGGGCAGGTTCTCCATGTTTAACTATAATTTCCAGTAAAAAGGCTTGCATTGCTGCATCTAGTACTTCGTCCGTAACACCGGCCTCATCTAGGCGTATTTTTTCTTTACTGGATCGTGCCCACATCTGTTTGACAGCTAATATTCGTGGAATCACTCTGGTCTCCTCTCCACAACGAATCTCCGGGTGGGCATCAAGCATGGCACGCATCAATGTCGTTCCACTGCGAGGTACTCCTCCAATAAATATTAATGGCATGTCTTTGTTATAGGCAAAACTAGAATTGGCTCTTTGCTCAGTTCTTAGAGTTGCTTTGGGACTTTCCATTTTAAGAGGCTGACTGCGTTCCTCTATTCGATGGTGGCACTCCATTGCGTGTTGACCTAAGTAGAATACAGTTACCGAGCTTATTACAAGGCAGGCCAGCAGCAAGTTTTGCTTTAGTTTTCCAATCATTTTTGACGGCCAAGTCCCCCGAAATGAGACAGATGGAATTGTTGCAGTTTTATTTACAATGGCACGCCACATAGATTTTACTCCAAAAAGGTGAGCGCCATCTGTTTTATCTGCAGAACAAAAAGTAAACTCACATTAATTATTATAGACAAAACAGACAGAGAAGGGCTGGCTAGATGGCACAATCTGTGTGATGCTGCCAACCTTCCTTTAAAGAATGCAAAGAAATAACAAATTACCATCTGGGACAGGATTCCACTAAACAAACTAAAGCAACTGTACTAAAATGAAATCCGGTCCTGTCtacatatggtatatacagcaacCAAACAAATAAAAGCAACTGGTGCACGTTTGGAGAGCTTAAGTTCAGAATACGCAGCTACAGACTATTGTTCAATTAtgacacatcatatatatatattatatatcataaaaaacATTAGTGGGGGTCTTCCAAAAGTAACTAAATCATATCTTACCAGTAATTTAGTAACTAAAATGAGTTCCATAGTATTTAATAAAATGGGTTTCTTTAGAGTTCTACAGACCTGCCTTGCATCCCAAGACTAAAGATCTCAATAGCCGAGACTAGAGGACATAAGCAGATGTGACAGGCAGAGCAGTGAGTCAGCCTCTCAGTATACTGCCTCCCCAACTAAAGAGTTTATGTATTAATGTCACAACCATTGCTCCCGAGCACAATTCTATTATCATGGAGTGACGCACATTGGCAGTATTTATAGATCCTTACAGTCCGCCGAGAAGGTCAGCGTGAAATGACTGGGACCAATCAGGGCTTAAAAGTAGCCTTTTAGAATGACAATTCAGGAAGCCACTATTGATTTTTAGATAGAGACTGAAATTTGAGGGAATCGCTGTGGTTACGATACTAACAACATTGGATAGTTTCCTTACATAGCAGCCATCATTTTTCCAGTCTGGCAAGGACACCAGTGACCTGTTCCACTGTACACACTATGGGTAGCTGGGGGCTGTGCTCAGTACATGCAgcagctgcatcatcatcatcatcatcatcttagaTGCGTTCTGCTGAGGTCAATGCAGCACACAAGGCTATGACAGGAGGTTTATACCAGCTTCAGGAGATTTATAGCAGGATACCATTTGTTTTTAGAGAGCATTGGGGAGTGGGGCTCTTAGAGGATGTTTGCTTGATGAATACCTGCGCGCAGTACATACAGCTAAAAGAAGATTTCTTGGACACTAGAGCTGAGCTAACGTTGAGCGCGCTCAGGGTCACCCAGTCCAGAGCGTGTagcagtggctgaagttggatgcagcccaaggaagtcccagaaaatatggatacagcctatggcctatgccaTATGCTCAACGTTAGCTCAGCTCTATTGGGCATGAATCTCTATACTCTTACTGCTGTCAGTCACAGGACATGCAATTGCCAATGACTGAATGTGACTTACTATACACGTAACATTATGATTCTGAATGACTTTGCTCACCATCATTTACTAACCCATCTGAACACTGGATAGAGAATTAAGCAAGATCTTCATCTGAGACTCCAAAACATTTCACAAATATATCTATTACACATGTAACATGCTAAATGCTAGACATTCACTTATATACCATCTAGATTACAACACACCCTGTCGCTTACCGATAAGTATTCTAACATCCCTCCAATGTAGCGTAAACTTTACCGTCTGACTCTGGAACCTCTCCTTTTCAAACCGGTACACCTAAGCCACAAGATGTCTGCAATATTCTCCAAAAACCTCAATTCTGCTAAATACGTCCTCTTTTTAATCCACCCCCCTAAAATCTCATACCTAGGGCATTAAATAGGCTTCCTTTTTTCTGCAATGATCTTTCTCATCGAATCCACTACATGTAAACGCATAAACAAAGGCTTTTAACTGCAAAGTATCTAGTTTACTAAGTGTCTCAGTTTGTATTGTTACAAAGTGGTGTACTGCATTGTTCTATGTTTGTTTTAATGCATCACCAGTAAACGTTTGCAACATTTCACACAATGCTCTGTATCCTCCCAGTGGCAAACAAGTCCTCCCCAGTGCTACCTGTCTAAATTCAGTACCTTACATTACCACATCTTAAACACTTAACACATGCTTGTAGTGGATATCGATACACATATTAC is a window of Dendropsophus ebraccatus isolate aDenEbr1 chromosome 5, aDenEbr1.pat, whole genome shotgun sequence DNA encoding:
- the TPST1 gene encoding protein-tyrosine sulfotransferase 1 isoform X3; this translates as MWRAIVNKTATIPSVSFRGTWPSKMIGKLKQNLLLACLVISSVTVFYLGQHAMECHHRIEERSQPLKMESPKATLRTEQRANSSFAYNKDMPLIFIGGVPRSGTTLMRAMLDAHPEIRCGEETRVIPRILAVKQMWARSSKEKIRLDEAGVTDEVLDAAMQAFLLEIIVKHGEPAPYLCNKDPFALKSLSYLAKIFPNAKFVLMVRDGRASVHSMISRKVTIAGFDLNSYRDCLTKWNRAIETMYNQCIEVGYDRCMMVHYEQLVLHPERWMKTLLKFLTIPWNDAVLHHEEMIGKAGGVSLSKVERSTDQVIKPVNVDALSKWVGKIPPDVLRDMPVIAPMLAKLGYDPYANPPSYGKPDQKVIDNTRRVYKGEFQLPDFLKEVPQTEAVK
- the TPST1 gene encoding protein-tyrosine sulfotransferase 1 isoform X1; its protein translation is MSAPLTSLAPVPGSTSCVRAASARRRTAEREHDVGGRGGPELIGAARPGPETDKTDGAHLFGVKSMWRAIVNKTATIPSVSFRGTWPSKMIGKLKQNLLLACLVISSVTVFYLGQHAMECHHRIEERSQPLKMESPKATLRTEQRANSSFAYNKDMPLIFIGGVPRSGTTLMRAMLDAHPEIRCGEETRVIPRILAVKQMWARSSKEKIRLDEAGVTDEVLDAAMQAFLLEIIVKHGEPAPYLCNKDPFALKSLSYLAKIFPNAKFVLMVRDGRASVHSMISRKVTIAGFDLNSYRDCLTKWNRAIETMYNQCIEVGYDRCMMVHYEQLVLHPERWMKTLLKFLTIPWNDAVLHHEEMIGKAGGVSLSKVERSTDQVIKPVNVDALSKWVGKIPPDVLRDMPVIAPMLAKLGYDPYANPPSYGKPDQKVIDNTRRVYKGEFQLPDFLKEVPQTEAVK
- the TPST1 gene encoding protein-tyrosine sulfotransferase 1 isoform X2; the protein is MSAPLTSLAPVPGSTSCVRAASARRRTAEREHDVGGRGGPELIGAARPGPETDKTDGAHLFGVKSMWRAIVNKTATIPSVSFRGTWPSKMIGKLKQNLLLACLVISSVTVFYLGQHAMECHHRIEERSQPLKMESPKATLRTEQRANSSFAYNKDMPLIFIGGVPRSGTTLMRAMLDAHPEIRCGEETRVIPRILAVKQMWARSSKEKIRLDEAGVTDEVLDAAMQAFLLEIIVKHGEPAPYLCNKDPFALKSLSYLAKIFPNAKFVLMVRDGRASVHSMISRKVTIAGFDLNSYRDCLTKWNRAIETMYNQCIEVGYDRCMMVHYEQLVLHPERWMKTLLKFLTIPWNDAVLHHEEMIGKAGGVSLSKVERSTDQVIKPVNVDALSKWVGKIPPDVLRDMPVIAPMLAKLGYDPYANPPSYGKPDQKVIDNTRRNSR